A region of the Streptococcus oralis Uo5 genome:
GTGGAATATATTCACGAGTATGGTCTGTTCCTGCATAGGTTGGGTCATTTCCATGGTCCGCAGTGATCAAGAGAAGATCATTTTCTCTCATAGCTGCGATAATTTCAGGTAAGCGTTCATCGAACTCATGCAAGCAATCACGGTAACCATGAGCATTGCGACGGTGGCCATATAGTGCATCGAAGTCTACCAAGTTAGTAAAGGAGAATCCTTTTTCAAACTCAGCAAGTCCCATGGTCTTCAATAATGTATCAATTCCGTGGCTGTTTGACTTGTTGTGGCCCATGTCGTGGTTGATACCCGCACCGTTAAAGATATCGTTGATTTTTCCAACAGCGTAAGTATCGATACCAGCCTCGTTCAATTTATCCAAAACGGTTGGTGCAAATGGAGATACGGCCAAGTCACGACGATTTGCCGTACGAGTGAAGTTACCAGGCTCACCTACATAAGGACGGGCAATGATACGACCTAGAAGGGCAGGACGCTCAAGGGTAATCGAGCGCGCGTATTCACAAATACGATACAATTCATCTAAAGGAATGATGTCTTCGTGGGCAGCAATTTGCAAAACAGGGTCAGCTGAAGTATAGATAATCAACTCCCCAGTTTCCATCTGGCGTGGTCCAAAATCATCGATAACAGCTGTTCCTGAGTAAGGTTTGTTGGCTTCACGAATGACCTTACGTCCTGAAAATTCTTCAATCTTTGTCAAGATTTCTTCTGGAAATCCGTTCCAGAAAGTATCGAAAGGCTCAGTAATGTTGAGTCCCATGATTTCCCAGTGTCCAGTCATGGTATCTTTACCGCGCGATACTTCTTCCAATTTTGTTGCATATCCTGTTGGATTGCTTTCAGCTGGTACAGTCTTCAGAGGCGTTTCACGAGGAATATTTCCTAGACCGATTTTAGCCATGTTGGGCACATTCAAACCAACGGTTTTGGAAATGTGTCCTAGTGTGTCAGAAGCACCGTCTGGAACCCCTGCATTGACAAAGTTATTGGCATCTGGTGCAGCACCGATTCCCACAGAATCCAGTACCACCAAGTGAATCCGATTAAATTTTGACATAGTGTATCTCCTTATTATGTTGATTAGTTTGCTTTTGTTGAAGTTAAAATCTGAACCCCGTCTCGTCCAGCAACGATGACCTTATCTACCATTTGGTTGAACAAGCCATGCTCAACGACACCAACGACATGGTCCAATTCTTGCCCGAAGGCAATTGGATCTTCAATGACATCCAAGGCTAGGTCAATGATAAAGTTCCGCATATCGGTCACAAAACGTTGGCCGTCTTTTTCACGGAAACTTGGTTTATAGCCAGCTCGCTCAAATCGACGAAAAACCTGTTCTGCACCATACTGAACCACTTCTACTGGCAATTTAAAAGCACCTAGTTTCTCTACCAGTTTGCTTTCATCTACCACCCAAATGTATTCTTTTGAGGGCGTTGCGACAACCTTCTCCATCAGAAGGGCCCCACCACCGCCTTTGATCCCGTTGAACTGGCTATCTACTTCATCCGCCCCGTCAACCGTCACATCGACAAAGTCTACTTGATCAATCGACTTGAGCGGGATGTTAAGACCTTCAGCCTGTTTACTGGTCACACTGGAAGTCGTTACAGCTGTAATCTGCAAACCTTCTTCCTTAATCCGACGACCGATTTCTTCTACGAAATAGTAGGCAGTAGAGCCCGTTCCAAGTCCGACTACCATGCCATCCTTGACAAACTCAGCAGCCTTGATACCTGCCATTTTCTTCAGATTTTCCACTCAAACACCTCCATTAAAGAGCTATTTTTATTATAACATGTATCCGTTTTTATTTCATGGATACACTGGAAAAACCCGAACATTTTTATTTCGGGTTTTTATGTCCTATTTAACCATGTCAGGATCGTAATCATAGAATCCTGTGTCGAGGAAACGGTTTTTAGGGTGTAACTTGCGCACTTCCTCATCTAACAAGAAAGCTTGGTCATGGCTGAATTTGCCCTCTTGAATCAAGCTGCGTGCTTGGACAAAGAGTTTAGCAATCTCTACAAAATTCTGACCAGGTGTGTAGAGCCCCTCTAGCTTCCAGTGAGTGAAACCATGCTCTACCAATTCTGTCAATTTGGTCATCAAATCAAGGTCATTGTTAGCAAAGATGTGGGTACCATGATTGTCTTCAAAGATAGAGTAATGGCTCTCTGGATCACTTGGTTCAGCCAAGAAGAGGTCACGTTTACGCGTTTTTTCATCATCAATATGCGTAAAGTTATAGTAGTTTTGCAAAAGTGGTCGCTTAGAATGGTGAATGACACTAGCTCCGTAAACCAACACTTCAGCAGGAATTTCCAAAATCTCAGGCATCTTGAAGAGCTCAGCAGATGGAATTTCACGCGCCAAAACCGCCTCAGATGCGCCAGCCTTTTGACCCCAGAAGTTAATCTGACGACTGCTTGTCACCATGGTTGAAGCATCGTAGATAGTCTTAAAGGAATAGCCATCACGGTTGACTACGTAAAAGACACCTGCATCGCCAATAGTGATGTAGTCTGTCTTGATTTCTTCCAAAAAGTCTAGGAAGGGCTTGATACGATCCATCATATCTTGGTGCATGAGGGCATTAACTGCGACGATCAATTCTTTGCCTGCTTCATGAACCAACTTAGCAATCTCACGCAATTGGTCATAACTAAAGGTTGTTGGCAGACGAAGTCCAAAATCTTTCTCACCAACGTAGATACGGTCTACGCCAGCTTCGAGTAGTTGTTCAACTTGTTCAATACTTTCAGCAGTTGCTGTAATGATAATCTTTTCCATAAGAAAAATTATACCACATTTCTCAAAAATCAGCTATGAATACTGAGAGTTTCACAAAAAGTTAAACTTGTTTCTATCTTTCCCAATCAAAAAAGTGAACAGTAACTTGTACCATTCATTCTATTTTATGCATGTGTTTCTTCAACTAGGTGGCCATCGTTCATAACATAAATACGGTCAACCTTATCAAGAAGGCGTGTATCATGAGTGATCATGACAACTCCTCTGCCTTGTTCATGGGCAATGGCAGCCAACATCTCCGTTACTTGGTAGGCACGCTCAGTGTCAAGACTGGCTGTCGGCTCATCTGCAAGCACAATGCTTGGATTGTTATAGAGCGCTCTAGCAATCGCGGCACGCTGACGTTCGCCACCCGATAGAGCTTTGGGATAATGATTTTGAACTTTTTCCAAATCCAACAAGTCAAACAGCTCTTTTCGATCACTTTTACTATTTTTTCCCTTATCTAGTCTGTCTATCAAATCCAGCTGTTCCTTGACCGTTAGAAAAGGAATTAAGTTTGAAGCCTGGAGAATGAAACCAAACTCTCTAAAACGGAGATCTGTTTTTTCCTTCTCCGTCAAACTGCCTGTTTCCTTCCCCTTGACTAGAATCTTTCCACTCGATGCTTCCTGAAGTTGTCCTAGAGTTGTTAGAAAGGTTGTCTTGCCAGAGCCAGAAGGCCCAACAATAGTTACGAACTCTCCCGTATTTAGCTGAAAATTCGTCTCATGCAGGGCAACGACTTTCATCTTTCCTTCCCCGTAGGTTTTTGTCACTTGAGTCATTTCAATCAATGTTGTCATACTATTCTCCTTATCATTCTGCAATCGCAGTAATCGGATCCACCTTTAGCAAGCGTGGAAGTGAAATGACACCACCTAGAAGGGCCATCAAGGAAATTACCAAACTTAGGACAGAGTAAGCTATCCAACTCGGATAGAAAAAGAAGGTAGCTGGTAAGACTAAAATCACTCCTCCGATTGCCAGCAAGGCTAAAGCAATCCCCATACCAGCTAGGAGGAAGATTTGACAGAACAGAGACCATACAATGGTTTTGATCTGTATTCCTTGAGCTCGCATTATTCCATAAAGTCCTAGTTTTTGGATGGTAATGATATAGACAAAAATACCCACAATCAAGCCTGTGATGACAATCATAGCGAGAATCATCCCTGAAAATACATTAACCTGAGGTGTGTAACCAGGAATTTTCGATATCATTTTTGGAATGGAAATCTGTTTCAGTCCATCGCCAGTCACTTCTATGTCATTTTTCAATACTAAGGCAGAGATGGAACGATTGGCTTTCAAGGTTCCTTGTAAGGTCCAATAAGTTGTCAGACTCGTAAAAACAACAGGCTCGGTGAAAAATTTATTTCCTTGAGTCAGGCCTACAATCTTGTAACTTGAATCGCTTCCATTGAGCTGAATGGCATCACCTAGCTTCATCCCATAGTTCTCAAAAGACTGATCCACGACAACCTCATCATCTCCTTCAGGATAACGACCCTCCGTCAAACTAGGAGAGATAAAAGAGTCCCAGTCTTGAGCAAAAATGGAAACATTGACCTTTTCACTACCATCGACTAGATTGGTTACAGCAAACATATAGCCCAATGGAGCAGCCTCTTCAGAACTCTTATCCTTGTAGTCCTTTTCAGGAATAAAAGATGCCGTCAAATTATCATTTGCGTAGTCAGATAAAACCACTCCCGTCGCTTGCCAGTTATCAATAGCGGCTCGGTTGTTTCGCACAAGACCAAGAGCTAGACTGGTCATAAAAAAGACCATAAAAGCGATAAGAAAAATGGTAGTTAGAATCAAACTATATCGAAGTTTGTTTCGTAATATCTCTTTGATAGCAAGATACATGCTTGTCTCCTTTAACATTTCCCAGAGGTAGTTTAAAAGCCACCCAGTCCAATAGACAGAATCGCTGTCTTATCATCCATTCAAAACAACTCCTACCAATACTCTTCAAAAGTATCCAGGTAGCAACTCAACAAATCATCTTAGGAAAAAGCCTCAGCTTGCTATCAATTTATATAAGTTATCCTTTCCTTTCTCAGTATATTTATAAAAGAGAAGGTCAGGTCATCTGTTCTAAGTGTAACATCCATGCTACCATTTTCCCTTGTAGGTGTCAAGAGAGCGACTTAGAGGATGATAAGAGACTTTAGTAGTTTTGTAACAATCCTGTAATAATTCTTTGCATAAAAAATGATAAAATAGTTATGTACTGTTAAGGAGAGAATCATGTCCGCAAGAAAACTAGAAGCTTATGAGTTTGAACAAGCTCCCGAATCGAAACAAACTCCGCTTTACCAAGATTACACACCTGAAGCCCCAGTCGGCCCTAACCTAAAAGAGATTTTATTTTTTGTAAATATCGCTTGTTTCTGTATTTTTATGGCACTGTTTAGTTTTATCTTTTTAGCCTTAAAATTGAACACAGCTTTATCCTTTATCGCTGCAATGGGTCTTAGTTTCGCCCTTTTACAACTTCAACGAAAGATAATGAAACGAAAATTTTCAAAATAAAGGTTGGTACTACTACCAACCTCTTTTCTAGTTATCAAAAAAGACAGTTAGATAACTGTCTTTTTTATTTATTCTTACGTTTTGAAGGAGATTGAATAGCGATCTTAACTTCAAAAATTGTTCCTCTAGGTTTGTTATCTTTTACGCTAATCGTTCCTCGTAAGGCATCTACGATCTGCTTGGCCAAAGATAGTCCAAGACCAAAGCCACCTTTCTGACGGGTTCTCGCCTTGTCCACACGGTAAAAGCGGTCAAAGATTTTCTTCTTGTCAGCAGCTGAAATTCCAATTCCGTTATCCGTTACTGTAAGATAGAGGTGGCGATCTGTAGCATAGACTACAAACTCAATCTTGCCATCTTCTTCGGTATACTTGATGGCATTGTCAAACAAGATAGTCATGAGTTGTTTTAAGAGCAACTGATCGGTCATGAATGGACGATAAATTCGATTTTCATAGTTGAAAAAACGATCATTTTCATAAGCAATCAACTCATAGTTGGCAAAGGTTGTTTTAAAGAATTGTGGAGAAACTTCTGCTATTTCTGGTTTGATTCCATCATCTCGACGTGCAAGGTTGAGAAGATTGGTCGTGAGGAAACGCATATTGCGAACCTCTTCAAGACTGGAAGCGATACTTTCGCTGGATTCCATGATTGTTGCCTCTGGTTTTCGAAAGAGATTCTCTAAACGATTTTGTAAAACGGCCAAAGGCGTTCTCAGTTCATGACTCGCATTTTCAACAAAAGACTTCTGCTTTTGCATGCTTTCCAGTAGCGGTTTGACACTGACACGTGCCAGGTAAACACTGGCAATTAAAGAGAGGAGCCAGAAACTAGCCATCACTACAACAATTAAATGCTCGTGTTTTTGGCTGATTTGCTCAAGCTGGCTGGTATTGATTAGAACCGCCGCATATTTGACATTACTTGATACGGTGGAAGAGTTGGTTTCCATCAAGACAATTCGATAGGTTTCTTCCAGACCATAGCTGTTGACAACTTGGATTTGCCGAATATGATTCAACTCTTTCTTGTCCAGCTTGATCTTGTCCAAGCCTAAAAAGCGATTACCCAGTAAGAGTTGGTTAAAATCCTTGTCAAAAAGCAAAACTTCTGTATTGGAGCT
Encoded here:
- a CDS encoding phosphopentomutase → MSKFNRIHLVVLDSVGIGAAPDANNFVNAGVPDGASDTLGHISKTVGLNVPNMAKIGLGNIPRETPLKTVPAESNPTGYATKLEEVSRGKDTMTGHWEIMGLNITEPFDTFWNGFPEEILTKIEEFSGRKVIREANKPYSGTAVIDDFGPRQMETGELIIYTSADPVLQIAAHEDIIPLDELYRICEYARSITLERPALLGRIIARPYVGEPGNFTRTANRRDLAVSPFAPTVLDKLNEAGIDTYAVGKINDIFNGAGINHDMGHNKSNSHGIDTLLKTMGLAEFEKGFSFTNLVDFDALYGHRRNAHGYRDCLHEFDERLPEIIAAMRENDLLLITADHGNDPTYAGTDHTREYIPLLAYSPAFKGNGVIPVGHFADISATVADNFGVETAMIGESFLDKLV
- a CDS encoding peptidase U32 family protein, whose translation is MEKIIITATAESIEQVEQLLEAGVDRIYVGEKDFGLRLPTTFSYDQLREIAKLVHEAGKELIVAVNALMHQDMMDRIKPFLDFLEEIKTDYITIGDAGVFYVVNRDGYSFKTIYDASTMVTSSRQINFWGQKAGASEAVLAREIPSAELFKMPEILEIPAEVLVYGASVIHHSKRPLLQNYYNFTHIDDEKTRKRDLFLAEPSDPESHYSIFEDNHGTHIFANNDLDLMTKLTELVEHGFTHWKLEGLYTPGQNFVEIAKLFVQARSLIQEGKFSHDQAFLLDEEVRKLHPKNRFLDTGFYDYDPDMVK
- a CDS encoding sensor histidine kinase, translating into MFNKLKKTWYADDFSYFIRNFGVFTLIFSTMTLIILQVMHSSLYTSVDEKLQALSSSPQAVIQLALNRATEEVKDIQPATADASKAEIKPNVSSNTEVLLFDKDFNQLLLGNRFLGLDKIKLDKKELNHIRQIQVVNSYGLEETYRIVLMETNSSTVSSNVKYAAVLINTSQLEQISQKHEHLIVVVMASFWLLSLIASVYLARVSVKPLLESMQKQKSFVENASHELRTPLAVLQNRLENLFRKPEATIMESSESIASSLEEVRNMRFLTTNLLNLARRDDGIKPEIAEVSPQFFKTTFANYELIAYENDRFFNYENRIYRPFMTDQLLLKQLMTILFDNAIKYTEEDGKIEFVVYATDRHLYLTVTDNGIGISAADKKKIFDRFYRVDKARTRQKGGFGLGLSLAKQIVDALRGTISVKDNKPRGTIFEVKIAIQSPSKRKNK
- a CDS encoding DUF3270 domain-containing protein, which encodes MSARKLEAYEFEQAPESKQTPLYQDYTPEAPVGPNLKEILFFVNIACFCIFMALFSFIFLALKLNTALSFIAAMGLSFALLQLQRKIMKRKFSK
- a CDS encoding ABC transporter permease, with product MYLAIKEILRNKLRYSLILTTIFLIAFMVFFMTSLALGLVRNNRAAIDNWQATGVVLSDYANDNLTASFIPEKDYKDKSSEEAAPLGYMFAVTNLVDGSEKVNVSIFAQDWDSFISPSLTEGRYPEGDDEVVVDQSFENYGMKLGDAIQLNGSDSSYKIVGLTQGNKFFTEPVVFTSLTTYWTLQGTLKANRSISALVLKNDIEVTGDGLKQISIPKMISKIPGYTPQVNVFSGMILAMIVITGLIVGIFVYIITIQKLGLYGIMRAQGIQIKTIVWSLFCQIFLLAGMGIALALLAIGGVILVLPATFFFYPSWIAYSVLSLVISLMALLGGVISLPRLLKVDPITAIAE
- the rpiA gene encoding ribose-5-phosphate isomerase RpiA, translating into MENLKKMAGIKAAEFVKDGMVVGLGTGSTAYYFVEEIGRRIKEEGLQITAVTTSSVTSKQAEGLNIPLKSIDQVDFVDVTVDGADEVDSQFNGIKGGGGALLMEKVVATPSKEYIWVVDESKLVEKLGAFKLPVEVVQYGAEQVFRRFERAGYKPSFREKDGQRFVTDMRNFIIDLALDVIEDPIAFGQELDHVVGVVEHGLFNQMVDKVIVAGRDGVQILTSTKAN
- a CDS encoding ABC transporter ATP-binding protein translates to MTTLIEMTQVTKTYGEGKMKVVALHETNFQLNTGEFVTIVGPSGSGKTTFLTTLGQLQEASSGKILVKGKETGSLTEKEKTDLRFREFGFILQASNLIPFLTVKEQLDLIDRLDKGKNSKSDRKELFDLLDLEKVQNHYPKALSGGERQRAAIARALYNNPSIVLADEPTASLDTERAYQVTEMLAAIAHEQGRGVVMITHDTRLLDKVDRIYVMNDGHLVEETHA